In one Pseudomonas sp. SCA2728.1_7 genomic region, the following are encoded:
- a CDS encoding methyl-accepting chemotaxis protein, with the protein MQAFLSPGINLLGRFGFAGKFQLLFLLFILPLAGSLLMIGQDYRDKLNLIYGERAGVRQLLALDALDNLLAAQRDRAARWRATETNRQPTPATLAAMGAFDAVQPAVLQATTDLGNALKNEGAEGETLTRYQALQTALNSLDSKSLSSVGWWPDGYDRFTNALSALQALREQIVMDNRLTLAPWLETYLLTQISTQHAPDLIERVGRLAAVGQASVVSGQFTLQSRLQLRDLRSRIGDAREQLVKTATLLEARLPKDQQSWASQYHDSLKHLDSGLKVLDDGVFGGSINLKPDDFERSLDAMLSDLAALRQQSLVSLDQRLDAYHNSAIRQFILVAAIFGCLLLAALYLFVCLQASIRRSASGITLLAEALRDGNLSLQVPVVGRDELAAISTALNVAVVQLRTSMLGVDHETSQLSNAVRSLNEHSSGALDEVEAQQLQISQIAAAATQLAATSQGVAQSCEQASGSAQHTRRIAADSSRDSQRTTASIQQLNQRLNETAAALGRVSEQGQQIQLVVDTIRGVAEQTNLLALNAAIEAARAGEQGRGFAVVADEVRSLSQRTQSSTAQIAGTVDSLRATVNEAVSLMEAACGQAQTDAESVTGLGERLGEIASAVQSVTDTLAQIATAVEEQASTADEVSGNIQQVDQAAVRLLEGARAVNLAADTLSQGSHALSANTARFQLR; encoded by the coding sequence ATGCAGGCTTTCCTTTCACCGGGGATCAATTTGCTGGGGCGGTTTGGCTTCGCAGGTAAATTCCAGTTGTTGTTTCTGTTGTTCATTCTGCCGTTGGCCGGCAGCCTGTTGATGATCGGCCAGGACTATCGCGACAAACTCAATCTGATTTACGGCGAACGCGCTGGCGTGCGGCAGTTGCTCGCACTGGATGCGCTGGACAACCTGCTCGCCGCGCAACGTGACCGTGCCGCCCGTTGGCGCGCCACCGAAACCAATCGCCAACCGACGCCTGCCACGCTCGCCGCCATGGGTGCATTCGACGCGGTACAACCGGCAGTTCTGCAAGCCACCACCGATTTGGGCAACGCGCTGAAAAACGAAGGTGCCGAAGGCGAAACCCTCACCCGCTATCAAGCACTGCAAACCGCGCTCAACAGCCTGGACTCGAAAAGCCTCAGCAGCGTCGGTTGGTGGCCGGACGGTTACGACCGCTTCACCAACGCCCTCAGCGCCCTGCAAGCGTTGCGCGAACAAATCGTCATGGACAATCGCCTGACCCTCGCGCCGTGGCTGGAAACCTACCTGCTGACGCAAATATCCACGCAGCACGCGCCGGATCTCATCGAACGGGTCGGACGCCTCGCTGCGGTCGGTCAGGCCTCGGTGGTCTCCGGCCAATTCACCCTGCAAAGCCGTCTGCAATTACGTGACCTGCGCAGCCGCATCGGCGATGCCCGCGAGCAACTGGTGAAAACCGCCACGCTGCTCGAAGCACGCCTGCCGAAAGACCAGCAGAGCTGGGCCAGCCAATACCACGACAGCCTCAAACACCTCGACAGCGGTTTGAAGGTCCTAGATGACGGCGTATTCGGCGGCAGCATCAACCTCAAACCTGACGACTTCGAACGCAGCCTCGATGCCATGCTGAGCGACCTCGCCGCCCTGCGCCAGCAATCGCTGGTGTCGCTGGATCAAAGGCTCGACGCCTACCACAACTCGGCGATCCGTCAGTTCATCCTCGTCGCAGCCATCTTCGGCTGCCTGCTGCTGGCGGCGCTGTACCTGTTTGTCTGCCTGCAAGCCTCGATCCGCCGCAGCGCCAGCGGCATCACCCTGCTCGCCGAAGCGTTGCGTGACGGCAACCTCAGCCTGCAAGTGCCGGTGGTGGGCCGCGACGAACTGGCGGCAATCAGCACTGCGCTCAACGTTGCCGTGGTGCAACTGCGCACGAGCATGCTCGGTGTCGATCACGAAACCTCGCAACTGAGCAATGCCGTGCGCAGCCTCAACGAACACTCCAGCGGCGCCCTCGACGAAGTCGAAGCGCAACAGTTGCAGATCAGCCAGATCGCCGCTGCTGCCACGCAATTGGCCGCAACCTCGCAAGGCGTGGCGCAGAGTTGCGAGCAGGCTTCTGGCAGCGCCCAACACACCCGGCGCATCGCCGCCGACAGCAGCCGCGACAGCCAGCGCACCACGGCGAGTATTCAACAGCTCAATCAGCGTTTGAACGAAACTGCTGCAGCGCTGGGCCGGGTCAGCGAGCAAGGCCAGCAGATTCAATTGGTCGTCGACACGATTCGCGGTGTCGCCGAACAGACCAATCTGCTCGCGCTCAACGCAGCCATCGAAGCCGCGCGAGCTGGTGAACAAGGACGCGGTTTCGCTGTGGTCGCCGATGAGGTGCGCAGCCTGTCACAACGTACGCAGTCATCCACCGCGCAGATCGCCGGCACGGTCGACAGCCTGCGCGCCACGGTCAACGAAGCCGTGAGCCTGATGGAAGCCGCGTGCGGCCAGGCGCAAACCGATGCCGAGTCGGTCACCGGTCTCGGTGAGCGTTTGGGCGAAATCGCCAGCGCCGTGCAGAGCGTCACCGACACCCTCGCGCAGATCGCCACGGCAGTCGAGGAACAGGCGAGTACCGCCGACGAGGTCAGCGGCAATATCCAGCAGGTCGATCAGGCGGCCGTGCGTTTGCTCGAAGGTGCACGGGCGGTGAACCTCGCGGCGGATACCCTGAGTCAGGGCAGCCACGCCTTGAGCGCCAATACGGCAAGATTTCAGCTGCGTTGA
- the ychF gene encoding redox-regulated ATPase YchF gives MGFNCGIVGLPNVGKSTLFNALTKSGIAAENFPFCTIEPNSGIVPMPDPRLEALAAIVNPKRILPTTMEFVDIAGLVAGASKGEGLGNKFLANIRETDAIAHVVRCFEDENVIHVSNSVDPKRDIEIIDLELIFADLDSCEKQLQKVARNAKGGDKDAVVQKALLEQLIAHFTEAKPARSLMKNMSTDEKAVIKGFHLLTTKPVMYIANVAEDGFENNPHLDVVRAIAEEEGAMVVPVCNKIEAEIAELDDGEEKDMFLEALGLEEPGLNRVIRAGYEMLHLQTYFTAGVEEVRAWTVKVGATAPQAAGVIHTDFEKGFIRAEVIAYNDFIQYKGEAGTKEAGKWRLEGKDYIVKDGDVMHFRFNV, from the coding sequence ATGGGATTCAATTGCGGCATCGTCGGCCTGCCTAACGTCGGCAAGTCCACCCTGTTCAACGCCCTGACCAAATCCGGTATCGCGGCCGAGAACTTCCCCTTCTGCACCATCGAGCCGAACAGCGGCATCGTGCCGATGCCGGATCCGCGTCTGGAAGCCCTGGCGGCCATCGTCAATCCGAAGCGCATCCTGCCGACCACCATGGAATTCGTCGACATCGCAGGCCTGGTTGCCGGCGCCTCGAAAGGTGAAGGCCTGGGCAACAAGTTCCTCGCCAACATCCGCGAAACCGACGCGATCGCTCACGTGGTGCGCTGCTTCGAAGACGAAAACGTGATCCACGTTTCCAACAGCGTCGACCCGAAACGCGACATCGAAATCATCGACCTGGAACTGATCTTCGCCGACCTCGACAGCTGCGAGAAGCAACTGCAGAAAGTCGCGCGCAACGCCAAGGGTGGTGACAAGGACGCCGTGGTTCAGAAGGCTCTGCTGGAGCAACTGATCGCGCACTTCACCGAAGCCAAGCCGGCACGCAGCCTGATGAAGAACATGAGCACCGACGAAAAAGCGGTGATCAAGGGCTTCCACCTGCTGACCACCAAACCGGTCATGTACATCGCCAACGTCGCTGAAGACGGTTTCGAGAACAACCCGCACCTGGACGTGGTTCGCGCCATTGCCGAAGAAGAAGGCGCGATGGTCGTTCCGGTCTGCAACAAGATCGAAGCGGAAATCGCCGAGCTCGATGACGGCGAAGAGAAGGACATGTTCCTCGAGGCCCTGGGCCTGGAAGAGCCTGGCCTGAACCGCGTGATCCGCGCCGGCTACGAAATGCTGCACCTGCAGACCTACTTCACCGCCGGTGTCGAAGAAGTCCGCGCCTGGACCGTCAAAGTCGGTGCCACCGCACCTCAGGCTGCCGGCGTGATCCACACCGACTTCGAGAAAGGCTTCATCCGCGCCGAAGTCATCGCCTACAACGACTTCATCCAGTACAAGGGCGAAGCCGGTACCAAAGAAGCCGGTAAATGGCGTCTGGAAGGCAAGGACTACATCGTCAAGGACGGCGACGTGATGCACTTCCGCTTCAACGTGTAA
- a CDS encoding IS3 family transposase (programmed frameshift), which translates to METGEKRSQRDYTLTFKLSVVDQVEKGELSYKEAQRRYGIQGRSTVLVWLRKHGRQDWSQGASIRSQRTRPMDEPTLPLTPEQRIKELEEQLALANQKAKFFEDVVDVLKNDYGVSVGKKAARQVVAQTQTLSVSRACQFMGISRQAYYKRDRAYRSRLEQDQKLIKFVHEIRLRQPCIGTRKLHSMMHAKRERQELHVGRDRLFDVLRDHRQLVRRKRAYHKTTDSHHRFRCHPNLLKPGPHQVIATGPEQVWVADITYIPTREGSVYLSLVTDAYSRKIVGFHVHDSLHAKSVAQAFRKALKERRTKQRLVHHSDRGAQYCSDLYQKLHAKHDVTCSMTDGYDCYQNALAERVNGILKTELLLYRPENLEQAEQMVREAITIYNQERPHLSLKYKTPDAVHRALG; encoded by the exons ATGGAGACGGGCGAAAAGCGGAGTCAGCGCGATTACACACTGACTTTTAAATTGTCGGTTGTCGATCAGGTCGAAAAAGGCGAGTTGAGTTATAAAGAGGCTCAACGGCGCTATGGGATTCAAGGCCGGTCGACGGTTCTGGTTTGGTTACGCAAGCATGGTCGGCAGGATTGGAGCCAAGGCGCCTCCATTCGCTCTCAGAGGACTCGACCGATGGACGAGCCAACTTTGCCGCTGACGCCTGAGCAGAGAATCAAAGAGCTTGAAGAACAATTGGCGCTGGCCAATCAGAAAGCCAAATTTTTTGAAGACGTGGTCGATGTTCTGAAGAATGACTATGGCGTATCCGTTG GTAAAAAAGCGGCCAGGCAAGTCGTTGCGCAAACCCAAACCCTGAGTGTCAGCAGGGCTTGCCAGTTTATGGGAATAAGTCGCCAAGCCTATTACAAGCGAGATCGGGCTTACCGATCCAGGCTTGAGCAAGACCAGAAGCTCATCAAGTTTGTGCATGAGATCCGCTTACGTCAGCCCTGCATCGGTACTCGTAAGTTACATTCGATGATGCATGCCAAACGCGAGAGACAAGAACTGCATGTTGGAAGGGATCGTCTATTCGATGTTTTGCGCGATCATCGACAACTGGTACGTAGAAAACGGGCCTATCACAAGACGACTGACAGCCATCATCGTTTTCGCTGCCATCCCAACCTCCTGAAACCTGGCCCGCATCAAGTGATTGCGACCGGCCCAGAACAAGTCTGGGTAGCAGATATCACCTACATCCCCACACGAGAAGGATCTGTTTACTTGAGTTTGGTGACAGATGCTTACTCGAGAAAAATTGTCGGCTTTCACGTACATGACAGCCTGCACGCCAAATCCGTGGCTCAAGCCTTCCGAAAGGCGCTAAAAGAGCGCCGAACAAAGCAACGACTGGTGCATCACTCGGATCGAGGCGCACAGTACTGCTCTGATCTTTACCAGAAGCTGCACGCCAAACATGACGTCACTTGCTCAATGACCGATGGCTACGATTGCTACCAAAACGCTCTCGCAGAGCGGGTTAACGGCATTCTGAAAACAGAGCTGCTGCTCTACAGGCCAGAAAATCTAGAACAGGCTGAACAGATGGTGCGGGAGGCTATTACGATCTACAACCAAGAGCGGCCGCACCTTTCCTTAAAATACAAAACGCCCGATGCGGTGCATCGGGCGTTAGGGTGA
- a CDS encoding MFS transporter — MAISNVQTAAASAPAAPQSSPLVMRIIGAVALAHLINDLIQSVLPSIYPMLKANYGLTFTQVGLITLTFQLTASLLQPWVGYHTDRHPKPWLLPAGSICTLIGIVMMSMVGSFPLILLAAALIGIGSSTFHPEASRIARLASGGRFGLAQSTFQVGGNAGSAFGPLLAAAIIIPFGQGNVAWFGLFAVFALFVLYRISRWYAHHLNLFKLKAGQAATHGLSKGRVTSALVVLGLLVFSKYFYMASLTSYFTFYLIEKFDLSVASSQLHLFLFLGAVAAGTFFGGPIGDKIGRKAVIWFSILGVAPFTLLMPHVDLFWTTVLSVVIGFILASAFSAIVVYAQELVPGNVGMIAGIFFGLMFGFGGIGAALLGHLADIHGIEYVYYLCSFLPLFGVLAIFLPRTKKP, encoded by the coding sequence ATGGCTATCAGCAACGTTCAGACCGCCGCTGCCTCGGCGCCCGCTGCTCCCCAGAGCAGTCCATTGGTGATGCGGATCATCGGCGCGGTGGCGCTGGCGCATTTGATCAACGACCTGATCCAGTCAGTGCTGCCGTCGATCTACCCGATGCTCAAGGCCAATTACGGCCTGACCTTTACTCAGGTCGGGCTAATTACTCTGACCTTTCAGCTGACCGCATCTTTGTTGCAGCCGTGGGTCGGTTATCACACCGATCGGCACCCGAAACCGTGGCTATTGCCGGCCGGTTCGATCTGTACGCTGATTGGCATCGTGATGATGTCGATGGTCGGCAGTTTCCCGTTGATTCTGCTGGCGGCAGCGCTGATCGGTATCGGCTCCTCGACGTTCCACCCTGAGGCTTCGCGGATTGCCCGACTGGCTTCGGGCGGACGCTTTGGGTTGGCGCAATCGACCTTCCAGGTCGGCGGTAACGCAGGTTCGGCCTTCGGCCCGTTGCTGGCGGCGGCGATCATCATCCCGTTCGGCCAAGGCAATGTGGCGTGGTTCGGCTTGTTCGCGGTGTTTGCGCTGTTCGTGCTGTACCGCATCAGTCGCTGGTATGCCCATCACCTCAATCTGTTCAAGCTCAAGGCCGGTCAGGCAGCGACTCACGGGTTGTCGAAGGGCAGGGTAACCAGCGCATTGGTGGTGCTGGGACTGTTGGTTTTCTCCAAGTATTTCTACATGGCCAGCCTCACCAGTTACTTCACCTTCTACCTGATCGAGAAGTTCGACTTGTCGGTGGCCAGTTCGCAGTTGCACCTGTTCCTGTTCTTGGGCGCGGTGGCGGCGGGGACGTTCTTCGGCGGGCCGATCGGCGACAAGATCGGCCGTAAAGCGGTGATCTGGTTTTCGATCCTCGGCGTGGCACCGTTCACGCTGCTCATGCCTCACGTTGACCTGTTCTGGACCACGGTTCTCAGCGTGGTGATCGGCTTCATTCTGGCTTCTGCGTTCTCGGCGATTGTCGTGTACGCGCAGGAACTGGTGCCGGGCAACGTCGGGATGATCGCCGGAATCTTCTTCGGCTTGATGTTTGGTTTTGGCGGGATTGGCGCGGCGCTGCTCGGGCATCTGGCGGATATTCACGGGATTGAGTACGTGTATTACCTGTGTTCGTTCCTGCCGTTGTTTGGGGTACTGGCGATTTTCCTGCCGCGCACCAAAAAGCCCTGA